DNA from Bradyrhizobium diazoefficiens USDA 110:
TCGTGCTGGTCTGTGTCGTCGGCTTCGATGAACGGCTCAGCTTCGTCGCGCCGGTCGTTTTCGCCGCTCTGCTGGGCTCGCTGATGGCGTTTCCCGAGCGGCTCCTGCCGAAGCTGTTGTCTGTTCGACCCCTGGTGTGGTTGGGCAAGCGCTCCTATTCGATCTACATGGTGCACGCCCTCGTCCTCGTTCTCATCCAGTACTTCGCGCGGGGCGTGGGGCCGGCGCGTCTGCAGATGGTGGACAATCTTCTTCCCGGACTGGCGGCGTCGCTGCTGCTGGCCGTCTTCGTCGTGGCCGTGCTTGCGCTTTCCAACTTCACCTATCTCCGGGTCGAGATGCCCGGTTCGCGGTTCGTGCTTCGGCTGTTCAGCCGCCGTGCCGTTCCCTCTGTTGCCGCGGCGGAGTGAGGCGCGATGTCCAGCAGCTCTTCGGCTCTCCCGAGTTCGGACTGGCGCATCGTCGATCCGGTGCGGATGCCTCTGCATCATCAGCAGGAAGGCAGTGCATTCTTCAATCTCGAGGCGATCGCACTCCTGCTTTATTTCTACCGCGACGCGCTCGCAGGCGCGCTGCGCTATTATCTGGCGGTCCTCAAGATCAGTCCGCTGTGGTTCCTGCCCGACATTTTTGCCCTGGTCTGCATTTTCGCCTTCGTGCAGCGCTACATCCTGATGGGACGGAACCTCGTCGCCATCCTCACGCTGTTCTACATCTGCTTTGCGCTCTACCTCGGATATGTGTTCCTGGGTTATTTCAGCGGCATGATGTCGTCGTTCAAGATGATCGCGCCGGTGTTCGTCGGCTTCTGCTTCTGCGGGCGTAATTTCGGCGATTACGATCGACTACAGCGCTGGCTTCACCCGATCTTCTACCTGACGATCGTCGGGATCATATTGTCGTCTCGCTTCCAGATGCCGTGGGTGGGCTATGCCTACGAGACTTTCGGCACGACGCGGCAGGCGACGCGGCTGTGGTGGTCGGCTTCCGAGACACGCCTGGCGGGACTGGCTGCCGACAGCACGATGGCCGCGTTCTTCGTGTTCATTTCCTTTGTGATCATCTCGGTGCGCCGAAGCCTGCCGTGGTGCCTGTTCTGGACGCCCATCGGTCTGTACGCCATCAAATTGACCACAAACAAGACGTCGCTCGGCGTGATGGTGATCTACGTTCTTTGCCTGATCATCGTTCGTCTCGTTCCCGAGCGCGAGAAGTTTCCCATGCTGCGGCGGATGGCGCTTCTTTCGTTCCTGTCGATCCTGGTGCCGGCGGTGCTGATCGCCTTGTTCTCCGGCAACGGCCTCGTCAGCATGTCGCGCGGCCTGTTCAGCCTGCAGGACCGCGTCAACAACAGCTGGCAGCTGCCGTTCGTCTACATGGCCGATCTCATGCCGGTCGGCTTCTTCGTCGGCTGCGGCCTCGGTTGCTTCAACTATCCGCAGCTGCTGTTCTCGAACAAGCTCAGCTATTACGTCCCGGTGGATAATTTCTACCTCGGCACCTACCTGATGTTCGGGCCGATCTTCGTGGTGTTCATGATCCTGGTCATCCTCGCGGTCGCAAGGACCAGGGACATCTACAAGCTGTCTTTCGCGGTCGCCATGAACCTCTTCACCATCACTGTCTTGGCCTATGGCCCGGCAAGCGGTCTGATCATGCTGGGCGTGGCCTTCAGCGAGGTCTTTGCGCGGGAGAAGGATGACAGGACCGCCTCGAGTGCGGCACCGCTCGCGCCTGACGTCGAGGATCTGGTTTCGCGGCCGGCATGATCGCCATGGTGCTTCATGCAATGAACTGCGGCGCGCAGCGCGGGCTCCGGTCCGTTACCTTCTTTCATCTTGAGATCGGATCGTGGTGGTGAGCGGAGACAGCAGGAATTTCGTAGAGGCGATACAGGGGCTGCGTGGTGTCGCGGCGCTCAGCGTGCTGATCGTGCACCTCCAGGACATGCCGCTTCTGGCGGGCTTCCTGCCCCCCATCTGGCCGTGGCTTGAAGCGACGGTCAACATGGGCGGGCACGGCGTCGAGCTGTTCTTCATGATCAGCGGCTTCCTGATTCCGGCGAGCCTCATGCGCCATCGCAGCGTCGGGAAATTCTTTCTCGATCGCGCCCTGCGTATCCTTCCCGTGTTCGTGATCCTGCACCTGATCCTGTTCACGGCAGGGCCCCTGGTTGGCTACAAGTTCTTCAAGGGGATCGATCTGCCGACATATCTCAAGCTGTTCCTTGTCAATCTGGCGTTCCTGCCGGACGCACTGGGATTGCCTATCGGCCAGCAGAACGCCTGGACCCTGAGCTACGAATGGGCGTTCTACATCCTGTTCGCGCTGGTCTTCGTGACGGTGGTGCGGCGGAAGAACTGGCTTCTGGCGGCGCCCTTTATCCTGCTCGGTCTCGCGGGCATCGCCTTTCGGCCGATCGCCGCGTTCTTCCTTGTCGGATTGCTGTTCAGTCTCGTCAGCCTGCGGATCCGCGTCGTCGGCTGGCCCGGGTTGCTGGCCGGCATCCTTTGCGGGGCCGCGATGTACGTGTCGATCGAATATGTGCATCCGCTGGTCGGCTTGCTCCCGGGGGCGCTGCTGTTTGGAATGGTCCTTGCTCCAGACTCCGGTGTTGCCGTTGCTCTGAGCGGCAAATTCCTCCAGTTCCTTGGAAAGATCAGCTATAGCCTCTATTTGGTCCATCCTTTTGCGCTATTCCCGTTGCAGGTGATCGGAGTGAAGCTGGCCGCGCACGGAGTCAATCTCTGGCTCCTCTGGGCTGGATTTGCAGGTCTTGGCTTAATTGCCGCGCTGATAGCGGGTACGGTCAGTTACG
Protein-coding regions in this window:
- a CDS encoding acyltransferase family protein, with protein sequence MSGDSRNFVEAIQGLRGVAALSVLIVHLQDMPLLAGFLPPIWPWLEATVNMGGHGVELFFMISGFLIPASLMRHRSVGKFFLDRALRILPVFVILHLILFTAGPLVGYKFFKGIDLPTYLKLFLVNLAFLPDALGLPIGQQNAWTLSYEWAFYILFALVFVTVVRRKNWLLAAPFILLGLAGIAFRPIAAFFLVGLLFSLVSLRIRVVGWPGLLAGILCGAAMYVSIEYVHPLVGLLPGALLFGMVLAPDSGVAVALSGKFLQFLGKISYSLYLVHPFALFPLQVIGVKLAAHGVNLWLLWAGFAGLGLIAALIAGTVSYELIEVRLRRLLDPALRGLFFGVRREARYVA